A single genomic interval of Legionella israelensis harbors:
- a CDS encoding cytochrome ubiquinol oxidase subunit I, whose product MIPGSDVVDLSRLQFALTALYHFLFVPLTLGLSLLLAIMETVYVMTGRDIWRRMVKYWGVLFGINFVLGVATGLTMEFQFGTNWAYYSHYVGDVFGAPLAIEGLMAFFLEATFVGLFFFGWDKLTKLQHMTCTWLLALGTNLSALWILVANGWMQNPVGAKFDYETMRMEVTDFGEIFFNPVAQAKFVHTISAGYVTGAIFVLAVSAYFLLRGRNQDFAKRSMTVAVSFGLASALSVVVLGDESGYVANNNQKMKLAAMEAMWHTEKPPAGLTVFGIPNEKKMKTDYGLEVPYVLGLIATRSISEPLEGINELIQQGKERIREGMLAYDALTRLQKNGKDSQAKADFEEHGQYLGYGLLLKKYTENVTDATETQIDKAAHDLKPHVLPLFFSFRIMVACGLFFILLFATGFYLSMKRKLHLSRWYLHIAFWSLPLPWVAAELGWIVAEYGRQPWVVQGVLPTSLATSSVSFSQVLTSLSGFVIFYTVLAIVEVYLMVKYIRLGPDNMTH is encoded by the coding sequence ATGATACCGGGCAGTGATGTTGTTGATTTATCCCGTCTGCAGTTTGCTTTGACCGCGCTCTACCATTTTCTTTTTGTGCCACTGACGTTGGGGCTTTCCTTGTTGTTGGCTATTATGGAAACTGTCTATGTGATGACCGGGCGGGATATCTGGCGGCGCATGGTAAAATACTGGGGTGTCTTGTTTGGTATTAATTTTGTGCTTGGTGTCGCCACTGGTTTAACCATGGAATTTCAGTTTGGTACAAACTGGGCCTATTATTCCCACTATGTGGGCGATGTATTCGGGGCTCCTCTTGCCATTGAAGGTCTTATGGCTTTTTTTCTTGAAGCCACTTTTGTGGGGCTTTTCTTTTTTGGTTGGGATAAGCTCACTAAATTACAACACATGACATGCACCTGGTTGCTTGCATTGGGCACAAATTTATCGGCATTATGGATTTTGGTTGCCAATGGCTGGATGCAAAACCCTGTAGGTGCGAAGTTTGACTATGAAACCATGCGAATGGAAGTCACGGATTTTGGTGAGATTTTCTTCAACCCAGTTGCACAGGCCAAATTTGTTCACACCATCAGCGCAGGTTATGTAACGGGTGCGATTTTCGTGTTAGCCGTCAGCGCTTACTTTTTGTTGCGGGGCCGTAATCAGGATTTTGCCAAGCGTTCCATGACCGTTGCCGTCTCCTTCGGTTTGGCTTCCGCTTTATCAGTTGTTGTTTTGGGGGATGAGAGTGGTTATGTCGCCAATAATAACCAAAAAATGAAGTTGGCCGCTATGGAAGCGATGTGGCACACGGAAAAGCCTCCAGCAGGCTTAACGGTATTCGGCATCCCAAATGAGAAAAAGATGAAAACCGACTATGGTCTGGAGGTACCTTATGTACTGGGCCTGATCGCCACGCGTTCAATTAGTGAGCCGCTGGAAGGTATTAATGAACTCATCCAGCAAGGAAAAGAACGCATACGTGAAGGCATGCTTGCATACGATGCCCTAACCCGCTTGCAGAAAAACGGTAAAGACAGCCAGGCAAAGGCGGATTTTGAAGAACATGGCCAATATTTAGGTTATGGTTTGTTATTAAAAAAATACACGGAAAATGTAACCGATGCGACCGAAACACAAATCGATAAGGCAGCACATGACTTAAAGCCGCATGTGCTGCCTTTGTTCTTCTCATTCCGGATTATGGTTGCCTGCGGTTTGTTTTTTATTTTATTGTTTGCCACAGGATTTTATTTATCCATGAAACGCAAGTTACATTTGTCTCGGTGGTACTTGCACATCGCTTTCTGGTCCCTTCCTTTGCCTTGGGTCGCTGCAGAATTAGGTTGGATCGTGGCAGAATATGGCCGGCAACCCTGGGTGGTACAAGGTGTATTGCCCACCTCATTAGCTACGTCCAGTGTCAGCTTCTCGCAAGTGTTAACGTCCTTATCCGGTTTTGTCATTTTTTATACCGTATTAGCTATCGTTGAAGTGTATTTGATGGTGAAATACATCCGGCTTGGTCCTGACAATATGACTCATTAA
- the cydP gene encoding cytochrome oxidase putative small subunit CydP — MRPLTRDILVTLIIKLSLLIALWFVCFKNVEKPSKDVRQWLLGTGLSTHISSNDHKP; from the coding sequence ATGAGACCGTTAACTCGTGATATTCTGGTCACGCTCATCATAAAGTTATCCCTGCTTATTGCTTTGTGGTTTGTTTGTTTCAAAAATGTTGAAAAGCCATCGAAGGATGTTCGGCAATGGCTACTCGGCACCGGCTTGTCTACTCATATAAGCAGTAATGATCATAAACCGTAA
- a CDS encoding IS982 family transposase: protein MDKLVELFCIVDDFCQKFLPIFEQQLINISGKVRKKPCSLSMSEIMTIVIHYHQSNYRNFKSYYSYVLQKDLRPYFPKLVSYSRMTELMPSCIVPLTAFCHNQSKTLTGIYFVDSTPIEVCHVKRAQQNKTFKGLAEKSKSTMGWYFGFKLHLVANDKGELMAFKITSSRTDDRTVVPDLSKNLLGKMIGDKGYISQNLTEKLAERGLQLLTKVRKNMKQKVLDAFDKVLLRKRAIVESVIDQLKNISNIEHSRHRSVFNFMVNILAGLAAYALKPKKPSLNIEKTFMAVV, encoded by the coding sequence ATGGATAAGTTAGTCGAATTATTCTGTATTGTCGATGATTTTTGTCAAAAGTTTTTACCAATCTTTGAGCAGCAACTTATAAATATTTCAGGCAAAGTCAGGAAGAAACCCTGTAGCCTGTCTATGTCCGAAATAATGACGATAGTGATACACTACCACCAATCCAATTATCGAAACTTCAAAAGCTATTATTCTTATGTTTTGCAGAAAGATTTACGTCCCTATTTCCCAAAACTGGTCAGCTATAGCAGAATGACTGAGCTGATGCCATCTTGTATAGTGCCATTAACGGCATTTTGCCACAATCAATCAAAGACTCTAACTGGCATTTATTTCGTAGACTCAACCCCTATTGAGGTCTGCCACGTTAAAAGAGCGCAACAGAATAAAACATTTAAGGGGTTAGCGGAGAAGTCCAAATCAACTATGGGATGGTATTTTGGTTTTAAACTTCATTTGGTGGCCAATGATAAAGGTGAGCTAATGGCTTTTAAAATAACCTCAAGCCGAACAGATGACCGAACGGTTGTGCCCGATTTAAGTAAAAATCTGTTGGGTAAAATGATTGGAGATAAGGGATATATTTCCCAAAATCTGACCGAGAAACTTGCTGAAAGAGGCTTGCAACTACTGACCAAAGTCAGAAAAAATATGAAGCAAAAAGTGCTCGATGCCTTTGACAAAGTCCTGTTGAGAAAAAGAGCCATTGTTGAATCTGTTATTGACCAATTAAAAAATATTTCAAATATCGAACACTCAAGGCATCGTTCTGTCTTTAATTTTATGGTCAATATCTTGGCTGGTTTGGCAGCTTATGCACTTAAGCCAAAGAAACCTTCCTTGAATATTGAAAAAACATTCATGGCTGTCGTTTGA
- a CDS encoding Rrf2 family transcriptional regulator, which produces MQLTQFTDYSLRALIYIALRKELCTINDIANAYAISSNHLLKIIHNLSKMGVIKTTRGKSGGITMAQNPSEINLGELVIKLEPNFDLVPCFNKEKTNCCIAPACKLKRILFDAKENFLAVLKEYTLADILDNQMDLKGLLSIDDIENC; this is translated from the coding sequence ATGCAGTTAACCCAGTTTACTGATTATTCATTGAGGGCATTGATATACATTGCTCTTAGAAAAGAATTGTGCACCATTAACGATATTGCCAATGCCTATGCAATTTCATCCAATCATTTGCTTAAAATCATTCACAATCTATCTAAGATGGGGGTGATTAAAACCACTCGAGGCAAAAGCGGTGGTATTACGATGGCGCAAAACCCTTCTGAAATTAACTTGGGCGAGCTGGTAATCAAGCTGGAGCCGAACTTTGATTTGGTGCCTTGTTTTAACAAGGAAAAGACAAATTGCTGTATCGCGCCTGCTTGCAAGCTAAAGCGTATTTTATTTGATGCCAAAGAAAACTTTTTAGCTGTTTTAAAAGAATATACGCTTGCGGATATTCTCGATAATCAAATGGATTTGAAAGGGTTGCTTTCTATTGATGACATAGAAAACTGTTAA
- a CDS encoding group I truncated hemoglobin, with product MSESLFDRLGGQNAVNTAVDIFYRKMLTDDRVSHFFDDVDMEQQILKQKGFLTMVFGGPNHYSGKDMREGHRHLIKRSLNDAHVDIVIEHLGATLQELGANEKDIQEVAAIANSVRDDVLDR from the coding sequence ATGTCTGAATCCTTATTTGATCGCTTAGGTGGTCAAAATGCCGTCAATACTGCGGTTGATATCTTTTATCGCAAAATGTTAACCGATGATAGAGTCAGTCATTTTTTTGATGATGTGGATATGGAACAACAAATCCTCAAACAAAAGGGCTTCTTAACCATGGTTTTTGGTGGCCCTAATCATTATAGCGGAAAAGACATGCGCGAAGGTCATCGCCATTTAATCAAGCGCAGTTTGAATGATGCCCATGTGGATATTGTCATTGAGCACCTGGGAGCAACGTTGCAAGAGTTAGGCGCAAATGAAAAAGATATTCAGGAAGTAGCAGCTATTGCTAACAGCGTGCGTGATGATGTGTTAGACAGGTGA